In Natronococcus occultus SP4, the following proteins share a genomic window:
- the eno gene encoding phosphopyruvate hydratase, with protein sequence MTLVTDIRLRRVLDSRGNPTVEADVLTESGGFGRAAAPSGASTGEYEAIELPASEAIAAAREHAVPRLVGETYAGNQREIDAALRAADGTDDFSKIGANSAVAISMAAAKAGADVLGAPLFQHLGGTFRGQNFPIPLGNVVGGGEHAADATDIQEFLAAPVGAPSVADAVFANAAVHAAVADLLEERDVPSGKGDEGAWAPSIDDEEAFEIVDEAVSTVEDEVGFEIRFGLDVAAAEMYDDESDSYEYESAGVSRDTDEQIEYVAELVEEYDLVYVEDPLDETDYDAFAELTDEVGDRTLVCGDDLFVTNTDRLQEGIDRDAANSILIKPNQIGTLTDAFDAIELATEHGYDSVVSHRSGETEDATITHLAVATDAPFIKTGAVGGERTAKLNELIRIADDAT encoded by the coding sequence GTGACGCTGGTTACCGACATCCGGCTCCGCCGGGTCCTCGATTCGCGGGGCAACCCGACGGTCGAGGCCGACGTCCTCACCGAGAGCGGCGGCTTCGGCCGCGCCGCGGCACCGAGCGGCGCGAGCACCGGCGAGTACGAGGCGATCGAGCTGCCCGCAAGCGAGGCGATCGCCGCGGCCCGCGAACACGCCGTGCCGCGGCTCGTCGGCGAGACCTACGCGGGCAACCAGCGCGAGATCGACGCGGCGCTGCGGGCCGCCGACGGCACCGACGACTTCTCGAAGATCGGCGCCAACAGCGCGGTCGCGATCTCGATGGCCGCCGCGAAGGCTGGTGCCGACGTGCTGGGCGCGCCGCTGTTCCAGCACCTCGGTGGCACCTTCCGCGGGCAGAACTTCCCGATCCCGCTTGGCAACGTCGTGGGCGGGGGCGAACACGCCGCCGACGCGACCGATATCCAGGAGTTCCTCGCCGCGCCCGTCGGCGCGCCGAGCGTTGCGGACGCCGTCTTCGCAAACGCGGCCGTCCACGCCGCGGTCGCCGACCTGCTCGAGGAGCGCGACGTTCCCTCCGGGAAAGGCGACGAGGGCGCGTGGGCGCCCTCGATCGACGACGAGGAGGCCTTCGAGATCGTCGACGAGGCCGTCTCGACGGTCGAAGACGAGGTCGGCTTCGAGATCCGCTTCGGACTCGACGTCGCGGCCGCGGAGATGTACGACGACGAGTCGGACAGCTACGAGTACGAGTCGGCCGGCGTCAGCCGCGACACCGACGAACAGATCGAGTACGTCGCCGAGCTGGTCGAGGAGTACGATCTCGTCTACGTCGAGGACCCCCTCGACGAGACCGACTACGACGCCTTCGCCGAACTCACCGACGAGGTCGGCGACCGGACGCTGGTCTGTGGCGACGACCTGTTCGTCACCAACACCGACCGACTGCAGGAGGGTATCGATCGCGACGCGGCAAACAGCATCCTGATCAAGCCAAACCAGATCGGGACGCTAACTGACGCCTTCGACGCGATCGAACTCGCGACCGAGCACGGCTACGACTCGGTCGTCTCCCATCGGTCGGGCGAGACCGAGGACGCGACGATTACACACCTCGCCGTTGCGACCGACGCGCCGTTTATCAAGACGGGCGCCGTCGGCGGCGAGCGAACCGCGAAGCTCAACGAGCTCATCAGAATCGCAGACGACGCGACATGA
- a CDS encoding DNA-directed RNA polymerase subunit K, producing MQQERHNRYEKARILGARALQISYGAPVLVETDQSEPILIAAEEYDAGALPFTVRRGAKQ from the coding sequence ATGCAACAGGAACGCCACAACCGATACGAGAAGGCACGCATCCTGGGCGCACGAGCGCTGCAGATCTCCTACGGCGCGCCGGTGCTGGTCGAGACCGACCAGAGCGAGCCGATCCTGATCGCCGCCGAGGAGTACGACGCCGGCGCCCTGCCGTTTACGGTCCGACGGGGTGCCAAACAGTGA
- a CDS encoding DNA-directed RNA polymerase subunit N yields the protein MMVPVRCFTCGNVVGEHWEEFDERANQGDEDPQEVLDELGVDRYCCRRMLVSHTDLVDVVSPYQ from the coding sequence ATGATGGTACCGGTCCGGTGTTTCACCTGTGGCAACGTCGTCGGCGAGCACTGGGAGGAGTTCGACGAGCGAGCGAACCAGGGCGACGAGGACCCCCAAGAGGTCCTCGACGAGCTGGGCGTCGACCGCTACTGCTGTCGGCGGATGCTCGTCAGTCACACTGACCTCGTCGACGTAGTCTCACCCTACCAGTAA
- a CDS encoding 30S ribosomal protein S9, which translates to MVTNTSGKKKTAVARATVREGEGRVRINSKPVELVEPEMSRLKMLEPFRIAGDELRDEMDIEVHVEGGGISGQADAVRTAIARGIVQHTNDAELRDAYMEFDRSLLVNDVRQSEPKKWGGPGARARYQKSYR; encoded by the coding sequence ATGGTAACGAACACGAGTGGAAAGAAAAAGACCGCCGTCGCTCGCGCGACCGTTCGCGAGGGCGAAGGCCGCGTCCGTATCAACTCGAAACCGGTCGAACTGGTCGAGCCGGAGATGTCGCGGCTCAAGATGCTCGAGCCGTTCCGCATCGCCGGCGACGAGCTCCGCGACGAGATGGACATCGAGGTCCACGTCGAGGGTGGCGGCATCAGCGGACAGGCAGACGCCGTCCGCACCGCCATCGCCCGCGGGATCGTCCAGCACACGAACGACGCCGAGCTCCGCGACGCCTACATGGAGTTCGACCGCTCGCTACTGGTCAACGACGTTCGCCAGTCCGAACCGAAGAAGTGGGGCGGCCCGGGCGCTCGGGCTCGCTACCAGAAGTCCTACCGCTGA
- a CDS encoding 50S ribosomal protein L13: protein MSLAEFDADVVVDARDCILGRVASQVAQRSLDGERVAVVNAEDAVITGDEEDVFGTYRKRLELGSDSGPYHPKRPDMIFKRSIRGMLPYKKPRGREALDNVRVYVGNPYEDDDDHEAEILEDTSLDRLSNIRFVHLHEVSEQLGANVTW from the coding sequence ATGAGTCTAGCAGAGTTCGACGCGGACGTCGTCGTCGACGCCCGCGACTGTATCCTCGGTCGCGTCGCCAGCCAGGTCGCCCAGCGTTCCCTCGATGGCGAGCGCGTCGCCGTCGTCAACGCCGAGGACGCCGTCATCACCGGCGACGAGGAAGACGTCTTCGGGACCTACCGCAAGCGACTGGAGCTTGGCTCCGACAGCGGTCCGTACCACCCGAAGCGACCGGACATGATCTTCAAGCGCTCGATCCGTGGCATGCTGCCGTACAAGAAGCCACGCGGTCGCGAAGCGCTCGACAACGTTCGTGTCTACGTCGGCAACCCCTACGAGGACGACGACGACCACGAGGCCGAGATCCTCGAGGATACGTCGCTGGATCGACTCTCGAACATCCGCTTCGTGCACCTGCACGAGGTCAGCGAACAGTTAGGTGCTAACGTCACATGGTAA